The Streptomyces sp. ICC1 DNA window GATCTTCGCCAGCCACGAGGCGCTGCTCCTGGACTACGAGGCCGCGCTGACCCGCACCGACGCCCGCACCGGCGAGCAGTACGACGTCTCCGGTCACATGATCTGGATCGGCGAGCGCACCCGCCAACTGGACGGCGCACACGTCGAGTTCGCCTCCAAGGTACGCAACCCCATCGGCGTCAAGCTCGGCCCCACCACCTCCGCCGAAGAGGCCCTGCGCCTCATCGACAAGCTCGACCCCCAGCGCGAGCCCGGCCGCCTCACCTTCATCACGCGCATGGGCGCCCGCAACATCCGCGAGATCCTGCCCGAGCTCGTCGCGAAGGTCACCGCCGAGGGCGCGCGCCCCGCGTGGATCTGCGACCCGATGCACGGCAACACCTTCGAGGCGCCCAGCGGCCACAAGACCCGCCACTTCGACGACGTGCTCGACGAGGTCACCGGCTTCTTCGAGGTGCACCGCACGCTCGGCACCCACCCCGGCGGCATCCACATCGAGCTGACCGGCGACGACGTCACCGAGTGCGTCGGCGGCGGCGCCGAGGTCCGCCTCACCGACCTCGGTCAGCGCTACGAGTCCTCCTGCGACCCGCGCCTGAACCGCAAGCAGTCCCTCGACCTGGCCTTCCAGGTCGCCGAGCTGTACCGGGACCGCGACGCTTCCGGCGCCTCCCGCCGCGAAGCCGTACCCGCCGCCGCCTGATCCCGCGCGACCGATCGACGTACCGTCCTCAGCCAAGGGAGAAGACCATGTCCGTGCGTGCCCTGCGCGGTGCCATCCAGCTGGAAGTCGACGAGCGGGTCCACCTGCTGGACGGGGTCCGGACGCTGTTCCAGGAGATGCTCGCCGCCAACGGGCTCGACCAGGACGACCTGGTCAGCGTGCTCTTCACGGCGACCCCGGACCTGGTCAGCGAGTTCCCGGCGGTCGCCGCCCGCGAACTGGGCGTGACCGACGTGCCGCTGATGTGTGCGCAGGAACTGGACATCGCCGGGTCCCTGCCCCGCGTGGTCCGGATCCTCGCGTACGCCGAGACGGAACTGTCCAAGCCCGAGATCAAGCACGTCTACCTCGGTGGCGCGGCAACCCTGCGCAGGGACCTCGCCGCAGCCGGAGAACCGAGATGATCCGCTCCGCCGCGGTGGTGGGGACCGGCCTCATCGGAACCTCCATCGCGCTGGCCCTCTCCCGGCGCGGGGTAGCCGTCCACCTCATCGACGAGAACGAGTCGGCCGCCCGCACCGCCGCCTCGCTCGGCGCCGGCACCCTCGGCGCCCCGAAGCACACCGTCGACCTGGCCGTACTGGCCGTCCCGCCGGCCCACGTCGGCACGGTCCTCGCCGCCCAGCAGAAGCTGGGCCTCGCCCGCTCCTACACCGACGTCGCCAGCGTCAAGACCGAACCCGAGATCGGGGTCCTGGCCGCCGGCGCCGACCCCGTCACCTTCATCGGCGGACATCCCATGGCCGGTCGGGAGCGCTCCGGCCCGCTCGCCGCCTGCGCCACCCTCTTCGAGGGCCGCTCCTGGGTCCTGACCCCCACGCCGGAGACCGGCCGTGAAGCGCTCAACATGGCACTGATGATGGTGTCCCTGTGCGGGGCGGTGCCCGTCGTGATGGACAGCGACGTGCACGACCGGGCCGTGGCCCGCGTCTCGCACACCCCGCACGTCGTCGCCTCGCTGATGGCCGCCCGCCTCCAGCACCTCCCCGAAGACGCCTGCCGCCTCGCCGGCCAGGGACTGCGCGACGTGACCCGGATCGCCGGGGGAGACCCCCGGCTGTGGAGCGACATCCTGGAGTCCAACGCCACCGCGGTGGCCGACGTGCTCACCGAACTCGCCGAGGACCTCCAGGTCACCGTGACCGCCCTGCGGGGCCTGGCCACCGACAACGCCGACGAACGGGCCCAGGGCACCACGCTCCTGGCCGACCTGCTCGGCCGCGGCATCAGCGGCCGCGACCGCATCCCCGGAAAGCACGGGCACCCCGTACCCGCGTGCGCGCCGGTCCGCGTACTGATCGGCGACCAGCCCGGCGAACTCGCCCGGCTGCTCGCGAGCGCCGCCGAACTCGGCGTCAACATCGAGGACATGACCATCGACCACTCGCCCGGCGACGAGAGCGGACTGGTCGAGCTGATGGTCGCCCGCGGCACCGCCGTCAGCATGGCCCAGCGCCTGATGAGCGCCGGCTGGAGGGTCCAGCGCATGGGCCCGATCGAGGCCCCACCGGCCCCACCGGTCGCGGTCGGCGTCTAGTGCTGTGACCGGAAAGGTTCACCGGGTCGCGGCGCCCGGCACGGCACCTCGCCGCGTTGTCGGACCACCGAAGTACGTCCAGTACAAGCGGCGGCCCTCCGCCTTGCGATGCACCGCACCGGACACCGCGACCCGGCAAACCTTCCCGGCCACAGCACTAGGCGGGGCCGGTGGCGGGGGCGGCCGTACCCTGGAGGCATGAGCGACGCCCCCGCCACCGAACCGCAGGACCCGAAGCCCAGGCCGAAGCCGAGGCTGGTCTTCGACGACCCGCTGGACCAGCAGTCCTCGGACGACACCGACCGGGGCTGGGGCGAGCGGCCGCCCGCCGGCGGAAGCGCGGCCGACCTGGCCCGCTTCCTCGACGAGAAGCCGCCGCACCACGTCTGAGCCGACGCCCCGGCAGCGGCCGGGCGACCGGCCGCTGCCGGCGGACCGGCTAGAGCCGGGGGCCGGGGGCGCCGTAGGACGGGGCGCCGCCACCCGTGCCGCGCTGGGCGACCAGCTCGTCGCGGATCTCCTTGAGGACCTCCAGCTCGGTGATCTCCATCGTCTCCTGGACGCCTTCCTTGGCCTTGCGGCGCGCTTCCTGCCGGGCGAGGTACTTCGACATCGGCAGCACCATGAGGAAGTACACGACCGCCGCGGTGATCAGGAAGGTCAGCGCGGAGTTGAGCACCGAGCCCCAGAGGAGCTCCACGCCCGTCGGCTTGCCGTCCGCGCCGATCCCGCAGGGATCCTTGATGCAGCTCTTGTAGGCATCCAGACTCTGCGTGCCGGCGAGCCCGATCACCGGGCTGATCAGGCCCTTCACGACCGAGTTCACGATGTTCGTGAACGCGGCGCCGATGACCACGGCCACCGCCAGGTCGACCACGTTGCCGCGCATCAGGAAGGTCTTGAAACCCGCCAGCACGCTCACCTTCTTCTTCTCGCTCACCACTGAGCCTTTCTTCGCATCTGCCGAACATGGAGCCAACGGTTCCGAAAGCTACGGCAGTCCGGGCCCGGCGTGTCCAATCGACCCCCGTCTCACGGTGACTTGACCGTACGTCTGCACGAATCAACACAGCGTCACCGCCAGTCGGGACACGGCGCCCGCCCCCACGAGAGAGCGCGCGGTTTCCCGGGGCACGGACAGGACGACCAGGGCCCCGCCGTCCCCAACGCCCTTGTCCGGATCGGGTACTTCGGAGACCCGGGCCCCGGCCGCCACCACCCGCGGCGGCTCGCCGCGCTCCGCCGCGACGACATCGACCCGGTCGCCGGGGCGCAGCAGCCGCACCGTCGCCGCGTCGGCGATGCGCACCGGAGCCGACACCAGCCGCACCGCCGCCGCGGGCGGCGGCTTCGCGGAGGGCGGCGCGGAACCCCGAGAGGCCTGGGCCTCCGTGCCGCCCACCGCCAGCACGGCCGCCGCCACGGCCAGCCCGGCCGCGGCGCCGCGCCGCCGGCGCCGCACGGCCCTGCGCAGCCGGTCCCCGCCCCGGCCCACGCGAAGCGGGGGGAAGTGGGGAACGGGGCGCGCGGGCGGGCACGTGGCGGCGGCCGTGCTGGCGGCGTGGGCTGGGAGATGTGTATAAGAGCCACCCCCCTCGGCCGAGCCCGACCCCGGCCCCGGGCGGGCCGACCAGCCGTCGGCCTGGCTGCGCCGCCTGCGCGGGTTCGGCTACGCGCCGCCCGCCGACCCGGCGAAGCGGCCGTCGGACGTGCGCACCCGGCTTGTGCCCCCGTACGCGAAGCCGTCCGGGCAGCTCTGGGCTCAGCTGGGGGTCGCGCCGGCCGCGGCGGAGAACTGGCAGCGGGTGCTGGCGTGGGCCGGGCCGCTGCTGGTGGCGCTGGTCGCCGGGGTGCTGCGGTTCGCCCACCTGGGCACCCCGAAGGCGGTGATATTCGACGAGACGTACTACGCGAAGGACGCGTGGGCCACGATCCGCCAGGGGTACGAGGCGAGCTGGCCCAAGGACATCGACAAGTCGGTCCTCGCCAACCCGAACGGGGTCTCCCTCCCCCTGGACCCGGGCTACGTCGTGCACCCGCCGATCGGCAAATGGGTGATCGGCCTGGGCGAGTGGATGTTCGGCTTCGATCCCTTCGGCTGGCGCTTCATGACCGCGCTGCTCGGGACCCTGTCGGTCCTGATGCTGTGCCGGATCGGCCGCCGGCTGTTCCGCTCCACGTTCCTGGGCTGCCTGGCGGGCACGCTGCTGGCCGTGGACGGCCTGCACCTGGTGATGAGCCGCACCGCGCTGCTCGACCTGGTGCTGATGTTCTTCGTGCTGGGCGCCTTCGGCGCGCTGGTGGTCGACCGGGACAAGGCGCGGGCCCGGCTCGCGGCGGCGCTCCCGGTGGACGGGGACGGGCGGACCCGTCCGGACGCGCGGATCGCGGAGACGCTGGGCCTGGGCTGGCGGCCGTACCGGCTCCTGGCCGGGGTGTGCCTGGGCCTGGCCTTCGGCACGAAGTGGAACGGCCTGATCGTGCTGGCCTTCTTCGGCGTCCTGACCGTGCTGTGGGACGCGGCCGCGCGCCGCACCGCCGGCGCGGGCTCCCCGTACGCGGCGATGCTGCGCCGGGACGCGCTGCCGGCCTTCCTGTCGACCGTGCCGGTGGCGGTCTCGGTCTACGTGGCCTCGTGGCTCGGCTGGATCCTGTCCCCCGACAACGGCAAGGGCGGGTACTTCCGGGACTGGGCCGCCAAGAACGACCAGCACAGCTCGCTGTCGTTCCTGCCGGAGTGGCTGCGGAGCATGTGGCACTACGAGACGGAGGTCTACAAGTTCCACGTGGGCCTGACCTCGGGCCACACCTACGAGTCGAACCCGTGGAGCTGGCTGGTCCTGGGCCGTCCCGTCTCCTTCTTCTACGAGTCTCCGTCGCCCGGCACCGACGGCTGCCCGGCGACGGAGACGGCCAAGTGCGCGCGCGAGGTGCTGGCGCTGGGCACCCCGCTGCTGTGGTGGACGGGCTGCTTCGCGCTGCTGTACGTGCTGTGGCGGTGGTTCTTCCGCCGCGACTGGCGGGCGGGCGCGATCGCGTGCGCGCTGGGCGCGGGCCTGCTGCCCTGGTTCAACTACCAGGAGCGGACCATCTTCTTCTTCTACGCGGTGGTCTTCGTCCCGTACCTGTGCCTGGCGGTGGCCATGATGATCGGCGCCCTGCTGGGCCCGGCCGGCTCCTCGGAACGCCGCCGCGCCCTGGGCTCGGTGGCGGCGGGCGTCCTGGTGCTCCTGATCGTCTGGAACTTCATCTATTTCTGGCCGATCTACACGGGCCAGTCCATCCCGATGGACTCGTGGAGAAACCGCATGTGGCTGGACACCTGGGTCTAGGGGCCGGGCCGCCGGGCGGCCCGGCGCCCACGAACGGGGCATGTTCCGGTCCGGTAACAAGGCCGTCTCCCGTGCGTCCGTTCGACGTAGGGTCTGCATCAAGGGCCCTTTGAACGCGTTCAGCGGTCGGGGAAGGGGCCGTCGTACGGGGGACGGGGACTGTGGAGTGAACGGGGCTGCCAAGGGCGCCATCATC harbors:
- a CDS encoding prephenate dehydrogenase produces the protein MIRSAAVVGTGLIGTSIALALSRRGVAVHLIDENESAARTAASLGAGTLGAPKHTVDLAVLAVPPAHVGTVLAAQQKLGLARSYTDVASVKTEPEIGVLAAGADPVTFIGGHPMAGRERSGPLAACATLFEGRSWVLTPTPETGREALNMALMMVSLCGAVPVVMDSDVHDRAVARVSHTPHVVASLMAARLQHLPEDACRLAGQGLRDVTRIAGGDPRLWSDILESNATAVADVLTELAEDLQVTVTALRGLATDNADERAQGTTLLADLLGRGISGRDRIPGKHGHPVPACAPVRVLIGDQPGELARLLASAAELGVNIEDMTIDHSPGDESGLVELMVARGTAVSMAQRLMSAGWRVQRMGPIEAPPAPPVAVGV
- the aroH gene encoding chorismate mutase, which codes for MSVRALRGAIQLEVDERVHLLDGVRTLFQEMLAANGLDQDDLVSVLFTATPDLVSEFPAVAARELGVTDVPLMCAQELDIAGSLPRVVRILAYAETELSKPEIKHVYLGGAATLRRDLAAAGEPR
- a CDS encoding 3-deoxy-7-phosphoheptulonate synthase class II; this encodes MTLATHATAVDSWRLLPAAQQPVYPDPVALRSALDDLASYPPLVFAGECDRLRERIADVARGEAFILQGGDCAETFDAVSSDQVRDKVQTLLQMAAVLTYASSVPVVKIGRIAGQYSKPRSKPTEVQGGVELPVYRGDSVNGLAFTPESRTPDPERLKRMYHSSAATLNLVRAFTTGGYADLRQVHEWNRDFVAASPVGERYERLAGDIDDALTFLAACGADPAAVHSSEIFASHEALLLDYEAALTRTDARTGEQYDVSGHMIWIGERTRQLDGAHVEFASKVRNPIGVKLGPTTSAEEALRLIDKLDPQREPGRLTFITRMGARNIREILPELVAKVTAEGARPAWICDPMHGNTFEAPSGHKTRHFDDVLDEVTGFFEVHRTLGTHPGGIHIELTGDDVTECVGGGAEVRLTDLGQRYESSCDPRLNRKQSLDLAFQVAELYRDRDASGASRREAVPAAA
- the mscL gene encoding large conductance mechanosensitive channel protein MscL, translated to MVSEKKKVSVLAGFKTFLMRGNVVDLAVAVVIGAAFTNIVNSVVKGLISPVIGLAGTQSLDAYKSCIKDPCGIGADGKPTGVELLWGSVLNSALTFLITAAVVYFLMVLPMSKYLARQEARRKAKEGVQETMEITELEVLKEIRDELVAQRGTGGGAPSYGAPGPRL
- a CDS encoding phospholipid carrier-dependent glycosyltransferase; translated protein: MRGFGYAPPADPAKRPSDVRTRLVPPYAKPSGQLWAQLGVAPAAAENWQRVLAWAGPLLVALVAGVLRFAHLGTPKAVIFDETYYAKDAWATIRQGYEASWPKDIDKSVLANPNGVSLPLDPGYVVHPPIGKWVIGLGEWMFGFDPFGWRFMTALLGTLSVLMLCRIGRRLFRSTFLGCLAGTLLAVDGLHLVMSRTALLDLVLMFFVLGAFGALVVDRDKARARLAAALPVDGDGRTRPDARIAETLGLGWRPYRLLAGVCLGLAFGTKWNGLIVLAFFGVLTVLWDAAARRTAGAGSPYAAMLRRDALPAFLSTVPVAVSVYVASWLGWILSPDNGKGGYFRDWAAKNDQHSSLSFLPEWLRSMWHYETEVYKFHVGLTSGHTYESNPWSWLVLGRPVSFFYESPSPGTDGCPATETAKCAREVLALGTPLLWWTGCFALLYVLWRWFFRRDWRAGAIACALGAGLLPWFNYQERTIFFFYAVVFVPYLCLAVAMMIGALLGPAGSSERRRALGSVAAGVLVLLIVWNFIYFWPIYTGQSIPMDSWRNRMWLDTWV